A segment of the Carya illinoinensis cultivar Pawnee chromosome 1, C.illinoinensisPawnee_v1, whole genome shotgun sequence genome:
atctaattattataatttttttaaactcttgtataaaatataataaataattcaaaatttttaaatcacaaaataaaaattatattaaaaaattatattataataatattttattgaacttttatctcatctcatttgtgtaaacaAATGAGGCTTTAGTCTCCAAATTTAGACACGTGATATTCTCATCATTAAAGGGTAAGTGACTTGTTAAAGAATTTTAATGGCCGGATTGAGTGAgacattaattattttcttaccaTTAGCTATCAAGGAGTTGTATATCCCCACACCCTTCGTATTCTCAATGTGGATCCCATCAGTATTGGGGCTAAGTTTTGGGGAAGAAATGGACAACTTTTCTACCAATATTCCTTCACAGTCATTGAATTTGATATGGAACTGAGGACTATTTTGTATCTGCAAACCGCTGACCACCAAATTGGAGCTCATGCAGAACCTGATTaactgtaaaagaaaaaaaataagattgatGTAATTAAGTCAGTAAAAAGCTTCTTGATTATCAGAAATCTTTGAGTTGGGATTCTGATAATTCTACTCACAGCAGGGGATTCACATTGTCCTGACACTGTTGATCCATTAGGACCCTGAAATGGCATATCACTAGCATTTAGTAATGTAATAATTCATTTTCATggatgagtaaaatatatagatGACAGTGAATACAGTTTTGGCATATAATTTACCCGGTGAGGCTTGCATGGGAGATCCCACCAATTCTGGCCGTTCCCTTCAATGGTTCCTTTTCCTGTGAAACTCATCTGGTCAAGTTGGTAAAACAGAAGCAATTGTTTGCGTTTATCTGCTTCTGGCCACGAATCTGGTCCATCCGGTGGTGTTAGGACCCCATCCACCTTTTCACAAATGAAATAAGCTTAGAATGAACTGAGATGTACATACCAAACCTCTATCTATCTCTAATGAATGACATGGCCACAAAGAACAAGGAATCTGTACTTGAAATACAAGTCCCGGCTTGCATGGCCCTGTGAAGATTGTTGGGGTGATCTTGAAACAATAATCTGCGGGAGCTAGGACCACTCCTGATTCTACTGCACACGCTGCTTTCCATGCTGCAGTGAATGCAGCAGTGTCATCAGCATAACCATCTCCGACTGCCCCAAAAGATGTTACATCAAAAACACAGTTTGTACTAGAATTCCCGGGGTCATTTGGGTACGGAACAGAAGGGGGAGTGTCTGGGGATGAAGGGCCTTGAGCGTCAGGGGGAGAAGCGTCAGGGGAAGAAGCAAGGGAGCTTATAATCGTCTGCTTCTTGTGGTAATGAAATCTTCCTTCCACATTGCTTGAATTCTGGAAGAGAAGGCTCGCCGTGATCCAAACGACTAGTAGCTTGCGAGCGAGGCCCATGAGAAGAAATTTTTTGAAGGCTTATGGTTATCTAGCCACTCTTCAACACTGTTGAGTCTGTGAAGGATGTCTCTGGATGTTTGAGtagaaagcacatcaaaaagCTACCCAAGTGTTCCTCTGGAAAGTACAAAAAGTTCAGGGGTCAGAATTCTTATTGCAGCGAAGAGCAAGAAGGAATGAACGAATCAACTTTCTACTGGCCTCAAATAAAGTATCCTGGCAGGCAAGTAACATTTGAAGGCTCACATTTATATTGAAGCTAAAAGTTTTGTCAGAACAAGTGACCTCATGCCTAAGATTGACACGTGTCAAGTTCCGGTTGATGAAATGCCACTGTCCCTAGCTAGGAAAACGGTTGGAAGCTTTTGTAGGGCTTTTGGAGGTTGGTCTTCTGTGGCAACCTTAAGCAAAGTAGTATTTGTTCTTCAGTTTCAGTACTGGATTTATTTGTTGTCGTCTCAAACCtgctttttctttattataGCTTCAGCATCATGTCGTCCAAAGATGATCTCATGTTTATTCCTTCTCTGTTGTTTTTTAGTGGAGGTGAAGCTGTGAGGAACTGCAGATTTACTCGTTTTGAGCTTCTATCTGATTTTTGAGGCTCTTATTTCCAAAATGGAGTGCCATCAAGGAAGAACATCGATATAACATAATTGGAATCTTgttgaaataaattgaatgcAGTCACGATGGAAAGAGAAGTCTTTTGAGTCCTAATTTCCAACCTCTATTAAGGCTCTGATTAATGAAATACGTTGGAATgtgccacattttttttttttttattattattggttaaGAACAGAACCCTGCATTTATACATACGTATGCACTAGGAGAATAAAAGATCATTTGCTCATACAATGAGAAAGACTCAAAAGAGTATTGGCCTGATCATTGCATGGCAACTGAATTTTGTCAGCATTTGGCATCTCGAGCACCCAAATAACTCTCGACTAAAATCTTAAACGTTATGTACGAACGAGTCTTCAAACTTTTCCAAAGACTTTTGTCCAATTAAAGAGACATAATCAGCCGCCGAATAAGACCAGAATCAATAATTTTAGTACAGAAATTCCTCGTTTGTATTATTGAACTCCCCCCCCCAccctttctctctccaaaaataaatttcaaatattgATTGAGATGTTATATTCCCTAGCTCAGTACATTGCCACTTACTCTAAGGCAGAGTAGGTCAATATCACGTACCAAATTTCATGTGATATCAATATTTGCATTCTTCCTACATGGCTCTTTTATATTGCTGAGAGAGACATCCACCTGTAGTTGGCGGATGAGCCGagtttaaaaggaaaatatatagAATAGAAGCAAATGGGTGAATCTGGTGGTTTTGATGCATGCAAAGGCAGCAGGACTCGTGACTCTTTCTTGTTGTTTAGCTCCTTGTGGCCATAAAAGCAGACAcgaagtgtgtgtgtgtgtgtgtatatatatatatatagtagcaaGGTGCGACTGAGACAACAGGATTAAAACAGGGTGCGTCCTGCAAATTCCATACATGGGTCCATAGCCGGCCAAAGGCCGGAAAAGAAGCCTTCCCAGCCTGCTTTTAAATCTCACATCATGACACTTCACTTCAAACCAAGTACACATACATTAGAACATTAATAATAACAACAGCGATAAATTGAGATTGGAAAGTTTCTGTCACCAAGCAAAGCTCCATTTGgatgaaatatatataaggaTGAAATACTAAACTGTCGACTTCTTTGCCATAAAAGTTAGAACTTTGGGATGGCAAATACATGTTGTTGTCTGCATCTGTCACGTGTAGGCGCTCTCACGGATGGACTCAGTAAAATAGACTCAAAGAGTTGGTTCATAGTTGTGATAGAGAATTTGGGGTGAGCTTTATGTAACTACGTACTACCTCAGACAAGTGACACGACAGTTCATGGTTTTCAGCCATGATACTTCGGATTCTGCTAGGAATTATACCTCACACAAGCCCTCTCTTTATTGATTTCATACGTCCTAAAATATGAATGAAATAACTTTATCTATTGATAGTTATCAGTTTTCTTTTGAGATAAATAATGAGTTAATAATACATCAAATCAATATCTTATGTGTTAGATATTCTGAATCAGAGCATAAGCATAAAATGTACAGCAGAAGCATTTACCTCAAGAAGTAAATCTTAGATTTTGATTTAGTTGttttacctactttttcacCAATGCTTTTGGTCTGAAATCATCTTCCTCAGTGGTGGAGTGAGTCATGGACAATATTCCAATATTCCACATGCTAAGAGCCATTTCAACATAGACCCATCCATTGAGAGATTGATTtcatttctctatattttgTCCTAGCCGAGATGGTCAGGTGAGACTCTCTTTTACCATAGTAACTTCACTAAAAGAAAACTGTTCAATTATGGCCAATTATTTTCTgtaaaatgactttttttttttaatcaaaataagTCTGTTTGATTACAAATGATCATTCTCTTCGCATataattctttattttcttgcttgCCACAATGGCCAGCCTTTATCTTATAATGAAGCGGCTAAAATTCCACTTCAATGCATGGTTTAACTTTAAGCCAATTGTGGGCGTCCCCATTTACCATGTGACGTTCGaatcttaattttattgttcatTTCATTCCAATATCAATCCCtaagtatatattaaattattaaaaaaatagttgtttaaatttatatacgtgggaaaataaataaatttttatttattaaattaataaaaaatataaattttattatttagtttatatcttaacaaattaTGAGTGTATCAACAATTGTCACGCGTATAATAGAAGAGTAAGAGAGAGTTCCCTagcaaaaaatcaattaaaatgcAGCTATAAGTTAATTTTGCTGATACTCGAGGTGACTACAATGGATAATAAAGAAAGGGACAAAAATAGGGTTGACAATAGATCCTTCTCTTTAGAAGGGAAGATGAAATGGTGACAAGTGTAAACTCGAACTCACGGGTTGGTTTTTTATTGTATCACGGGTGAGAGAATTAAACATGACATCACTTGTCACAGAAAAGGAATTGTCATTTGTTATAacgttattaaaatattattttttaatattattattattttaatatttaaaaaaattaaattatttattatattttatataaaaatttaaaaatattataataataagataaaataatttaaaaccatCTTTATATCTAAACTTAAATAGATGGCTTGGAAATAATCACCAAGAACGATTTATTGGTCTAATCTTATCAATTCTGTCACCTATTTTGTTAAAGCTGAGTTTGTTGCATATATTGTAAGGAAAATGTCAGTTTGTCTCCCATGTTTGATCAttaatgcattttaattttttcaaaatgtttaaaaatgttACTAATagtaaatttatgtatttaaaaattatatttaaaaatgtttaaaaaatattttaaaaaaagtgagattgTACTAGTGGGTATGTCCACTAATAAGAACTGGGCGGCACAGTAAAAAGGTCCAAATTGTAACAATTGCtcaatgcattaaaaaaaaaaaaaaacaagaaacaaaaagatacGAAAAGAATGACCATTGTTGGTAAAGTTTCATAGCTTCCTCGTGTATTTGATGTGAGGTTACTATGGTCGAAAGAAACTTAAATGAAATAcaaaagaagaaacaagataATAGGGGCGAGGGACCCCAATCGCACGGGGTGAGTTGAGCCCTGGGCCCCGCCCCTTGGGCAGTGCCCCCGTTTGGATGCCAGGGGAGGATTGGAGGGCTGTCCACCCACCAGTGGGCCTCAATGGTTCCATCGGCTCTAGAATTTGTTTttgaggctttttttttttttttttcctcttaaaatCCGTTTTAAGCTAATTTTAACCCAAAGCCTGCTTTTacttcaattaatttaaatgtataaaatataaaattaaatgttatcactaaatataaataaacctaatatagttgctaattaataattttaacatATTACAAGTAATATAAACCATTACATATTAATCTAAAACTATTAAAAGTTAATCTATAAATatcacaaattttcaaatagcttaaatgaataacaatgttacaataattacaatacattttaaaaaaatgaaataaagttaACAACATGTAGTAAGCATTTGCCAACTCCAATTAACATCATAAAACCTGGAAACAAAGGCATAAAAATGAGAGTATGAATGGTGGTTTGTCAAattctcaaaatgaaaaaaatatcaataaggGAAAAATAACAACATTATTAACAAAGAATCAATTAACAAAGTTAAAAGACGTGGTATATCAAAGTCAAATTGCGGTTGTGTAAATCGAGATGGAGTTGCTTTTCCCGAAATTGTTTCCG
Coding sequences within it:
- the LOC122317396 gene encoding polygalacturonase At1g48100-like, which encodes MGLARKLLVVWITASLLFQNSSNVEGRFHYHKKQTIISSLASSPDASPPDAQGPSSPDTPPSVPYPNDPGNSSTNCVFDVTSFGAVGDGYADDTAAFTAAWKAACAVESGVVLAPADYCFKITPTIFTGPCKPGLVFQVDGVLTPPDGPDSWPEADKRKQLLLFYQLDQMSFTGKGTIEGNGQNWWDLPCKPHRGPNGSTVSGQCESPALIRFCMSSNLVVSGLQIQNSPQFHIKFNDCEGILVEKLSISSPKLSPNTDGIHIENTKGVGIYNSLIANGDDCISIGPGCSDVDIEGVTCGPSHGISIGSLGVQNSRACVSNVTVRNVVIKESDNGLRIKTWQGGTGSVAGVSFENIQMENVMNCMIVDQYYCSAKACLNQTSAVHVGDISFRNIKGTYDVRRPPIHFACSDTVACTNITLSEVELLPEEGELVDDPFCWNAYGNQETLTIPPINCLQEGEPETVVEQSTYTC